A genomic stretch from Flavobacterium humidisoli includes:
- the rodA gene encoding rod shape-determining protein RodA encodes MKNQSVKNNIDWISVFIYIALVTLGWLNIYSSSLLSTDGTYQKQLIFICCTIPLIFVVLFVDGKFYEKYASIIFGVSLLSLAGLFLFGKTIAGQRCWYAIGSFTLQPSEFAKAATSLALAKYLSDTQINLKETNRQIQALAIMLLPVILILPQPDPGSALIYSAFILVLYREGLPSWYVWTAFITIILFVLTLVLEPYAVIAMAFVVLAIIHFKGRAVDRNIILSGILLVLISGFVFSVDYVFDNVFKQHHRDRFNILLGKTVDMKGIGYNTNQSEIAIGSGGWIGKGFLEGTQTKGGFVPEQHTDYIFTTVGEEWGFAGSFVVILLFVSLFLRVIYLAERQKTKFSRVYGYCVAAILFIHFFVNIAMVIGIFPTIGVPLPFFSYGGSGLWGFTILLFIFLKMDANKVNEW; translated from the coding sequence ATGAAAAATCAAAGTGTAAAAAATAATATTGATTGGATAAGTGTCTTTATCTACATTGCGCTGGTAACTTTAGGTTGGCTTAATATTTATTCGTCTTCCTTATTATCAACAGATGGTACTTATCAAAAACAGCTGATTTTTATTTGCTGTACAATTCCTTTGATATTTGTCGTGCTTTTTGTCGATGGTAAATTCTATGAAAAATATGCTAGTATTATATTTGGAGTTTCTTTATTATCTCTTGCTGGACTGTTTCTCTTCGGAAAAACAATTGCTGGACAGCGATGCTGGTACGCCATCGGAAGTTTTACTTTGCAGCCTTCTGAGTTTGCAAAAGCCGCAACATCATTGGCTTTGGCTAAATATTTAAGCGACACACAGATCAACTTAAAAGAAACTAATAGACAAATTCAGGCTTTAGCCATTATGCTATTACCTGTAATACTTATTCTTCCACAGCCCGATCCTGGAAGTGCTTTAATTTATAGCGCTTTTATTCTTGTTCTGTATCGAGAAGGTTTACCTTCTTGGTATGTCTGGACAGCATTTATAACTATTATTCTCTTTGTACTTACTTTGGTTTTAGAACCATACGCTGTTATCGCAATGGCTTTTGTGGTTTTGGCAATCATACATTTTAAAGGCAGAGCGGTAGATCGAAATATTATTTTAAGCGGTATCTTATTAGTTTTAATCTCAGGATTTGTTTTCTCTGTAGATTATGTATTTGATAATGTTTTTAAACAGCACCACAGAGACCGTTTCAATATTTTACTAGGTAAAACTGTAGATATGAAAGGTATTGGATACAATACCAATCAGTCTGAGATTGCAATTGGATCTGGCGGATGGATCGGAAAAGGTTTCCTAGAAGGAACACAAACCAAAGGAGGATTTGTTCCTGAACAGCACACCGATTATATTTTTACAACTGTTGGTGAAGAATGGGGATTTGCAGGTTCTTTTGTCGTTATTTTACTTTTCGTTAGTTTATTCCTTAGAGTAATTTATTTAGCAGAAAGACAAAAGACAAAGTTTAGCCGGGTTTACGGCTATTGTGTCGCCGCAATTCTATTTATACACTTTTTTGTAAATATCGCGATGGTAATTGGAATTTTCCCTACAATTGGTGTTCCTCTGCCGTTCTTTTCATACGGAGGCTCTGGACTTTGGGGATTTACAATTTTGCTGTTTATTTTCCTTAAAATGGACGCAAATAAAGTAAACGAATGGTAA